A genomic segment from Nocardiopsis sp. Huas11 encodes:
- a CDS encoding ATP/GTP-binding protein gives MHSTTSEPPAPDAAPVPLRATTEQALKIAVVGGFGAGKTTMVSSVSEIRPLNTEETMTRAGDGVDDLGGVEAKRSTTVAFDFGRITLDETSVLYIFGAPGQERFWFLWDRLFSGALGAVVLVDTRRLADCFYAIDRLEAQGTPFVVAHNDFGETSHDLDEVRSALDLDPGVPLIRCDARDRGSAKQVLIALVRHVRSLVMEGSR, from the coding sequence TTGCACTCCACAACCTCTGAACCCCCCGCACCCGACGCCGCGCCCGTGCCGCTCCGGGCGACCACGGAACAGGCGCTCAAGATCGCCGTCGTCGGCGGTTTCGGGGCCGGCAAGACCACCATGGTCTCCTCGGTCAGCGAGATCCGTCCCCTCAACACCGAGGAGACGATGACGCGGGCCGGGGACGGGGTCGACGACCTGGGTGGAGTGGAGGCCAAGCGCTCCACCACCGTGGCCTTCGACTTCGGCCGCATCACCCTGGACGAGACCTCGGTCCTGTACATCTTCGGCGCACCCGGGCAGGAGCGCTTCTGGTTCCTGTGGGACCGCCTGTTCTCCGGGGCCCTGGGCGCGGTCGTGCTCGTGGACACCCGCCGCCTGGCCGACTGCTTCTACGCCATCGACCGGCTGGAGGCCCAGGGCACGCCCTTCGTCGTCGCGCACAACGACTTCGGTGAGACCTCGCACGACCTCGACGAGGTGCGCTCCGCCCTGGACCTGGACCCGGGCGTCCCCCTGATCCGCTGCGACGCGCGCGACCGCGGCTCCGCCAAGCAGGTCCTCATCGCGCTGGTCCGGCACGTCCGCTCCCTCGTCATGGAAGGCTCCCGTTGA
- a CDS encoding DUF742 domain-containing protein has product MSRSHRQEGPDRLYVITSGRSAGADESLDAVTLIVAESEPAAGMQSEHAEILRMCGSGPMAVVEISAHLHLPVAVVRILLTDLLDAGRVTARHPRPAPSPARPLASPDVLEKVLVALHNL; this is encoded by the coding sequence ATGAGCCGCTCCCACCGGCAGGAGGGGCCCGACCGGCTCTACGTGATCACCTCCGGGCGCAGTGCGGGAGCCGACGAGTCCCTGGACGCGGTGACCCTCATCGTGGCCGAGAGCGAACCCGCGGCCGGGATGCAGTCCGAGCACGCCGAGATCCTGCGGATGTGCGGGTCCGGGCCGATGGCGGTCGTGGAGATCTCCGCGCACCTGCACCTGCCCGTGGCGGTCGTGCGGATCCTGCTCACCGACCTTCTGGACGCGGGCCGGGTCACCGCCCGCCACCCCCGGCCCGCCCCCTCCCCGGCCAGGCCCCTGGCCTCCCCGGACGTGTTGGAGAAGGTGCTCGTTGCACTCCACAACCTCTGA
- a CDS encoding roadblock/LC7 domain-containing protein encodes MNLDTLTWLLEGLLERTPGTRHALVLSRDGLKLCHSAGLGKDSADHLAAIAAGVQSLAHSASVEFGEGAGGVRQAMAEFYGGLLFIVEAGHGAHLAVITSEEAEPGLVGHNMNELVEQMGEHLSTPPRAATGSA; translated from the coding sequence ATGAACCTTGACACGCTGACCTGGCTACTCGAAGGGCTGCTGGAGCGCACACCCGGGACACGCCACGCCCTGGTGCTCTCGCGCGACGGGCTCAAGCTGTGCCACAGCGCCGGCCTGGGCAAGGACAGCGCCGACCACCTCGCGGCGATCGCCGCCGGGGTGCAGAGCCTGGCGCACAGCGCGTCGGTGGAGTTCGGAGAGGGCGCGGGCGGTGTCCGCCAGGCCATGGCCGAGTTCTACGGCGGGCTGCTGTTCATCGTCGAGGCGGGCCACGGGGCGCACCTGGCGGTCATCACCTCCGAGGAGGCCGAGCCCGGCCTGGTCGGACACAACATGAACGAGCTCGTCGAGCAGATGGGCGAGCACCTGTCCACCCCGCCCCGCGCCGCCACCGGGTCGGCATGA